From a single Marinobacter sp. THAF197a genomic region:
- a CDS encoding sugar phosphorylase — protein MSQTLNSKLVAMLEVVYPAVDCAFVAEQLMDAMALAPDAEAPPAHQNHWDPSDIVLITYADTVQQPGEKPLVTLKRFLDDSLRDAISAVHILPFFPYSSDDGFSVMDYLAVNESHGGWEDIEAIAADYKLMADLVINHMSARSRWFENFRKRVGPGKDYFFEGNPKDDLSMVVRPRTSPLLTPVQTDDGERHVWCTFSEDQVDLNFANPEVLIEFARIIHYYLERGVRIFRLDAVAFLWKEPGTPCIHLQQTHELIKILRLLIEHHTPDAVVITETNVPNRENLTYFGNANEAHAIYNFSLPPLLINTLVTGNCRHLKTWLMSMPPAQMGTTYLNFIASHDGVGLRPTDGLLDEDEKQRLINTMESFGGKVSYRRTADGRDQPYEMNIALWDALKGTAEGGADHWQLQRFLCAHTIMLALEGIPAFYIHSLLATENDHARVEHTGRFRSINRGQWQLDTVEAALADPLSHHSKAFTELKRLIAIRRAQPAFHPNATQFTLHLGLQLFGFWRQSMRREQSIFCIHNISDEVQQVALTDINLIGTDQWTDLLSGMAIDDLAGVITLKPYQSVWLSN, from the coding sequence ATGAGCCAGACCCTGAACAGCAAACTGGTGGCCATGCTGGAAGTGGTCTACCCGGCGGTGGACTGTGCCTTTGTGGCAGAGCAGTTGATGGATGCGATGGCACTGGCGCCCGATGCCGAGGCCCCGCCGGCGCACCAGAACCATTGGGACCCATCGGACATTGTCCTGATCACCTACGCCGATACCGTTCAGCAGCCAGGTGAGAAGCCATTGGTGACTTTGAAGCGGTTTCTGGATGACAGCCTGCGGGATGCCATCAGCGCTGTGCATATCCTGCCGTTTTTTCCCTACAGCTCGGACGACGGCTTCTCGGTGATGGATTACCTGGCGGTGAACGAGTCTCACGGTGGCTGGGAAGACATCGAGGCCATCGCCGCGGACTACAAACTGATGGCAGACCTGGTGATCAACCACATGTCGGCCCGCAGCCGCTGGTTCGAGAACTTTCGCAAGCGCGTGGGACCGGGCAAGGATTACTTCTTTGAGGGCAACCCGAAAGACGATTTAAGCATGGTGGTGCGGCCCCGCACCTCGCCATTGCTGACGCCGGTGCAGACCGATGACGGTGAGCGCCATGTGTGGTGTACCTTCAGCGAAGACCAGGTGGACCTGAATTTCGCCAACCCGGAAGTGCTGATCGAGTTTGCCCGGATTATCCACTATTACCTGGAGCGTGGGGTCAGGATCTTCCGGCTGGATGCGGTGGCGTTCTTGTGGAAAGAACCGGGCACGCCCTGCATTCACCTGCAGCAGACCCACGAGCTGATCAAGATTCTGCGCCTGCTGATTGAGCACCACACGCCAGATGCGGTGGTGATCACCGAAACCAACGTGCCCAACCGGGAGAACCTGACTTATTTCGGCAACGCCAACGAAGCCCATGCAATCTACAACTTCTCGTTACCGCCACTGCTGATCAATACCCTGGTCACCGGCAATTGCCGGCACCTGAAAACCTGGCTGATGAGCATGCCGCCGGCGCAGATGGGCACCACCTACCTGAACTTCATTGCCTCCCACGACGGCGTTGGCTTGCGGCCCACTGACGGCCTGTTGGACGAGGACGAAAAGCAGCGACTGATCAACACCATGGAATCCTTTGGCGGCAAGGTATCCTACCGGCGCACCGCCGACGGCCGGGACCAGCCCTACGAAATGAACATTGCCTTGTGGGATGCCCTCAAAGGCACCGCCGAGGGTGGCGCAGACCACTGGCAGTTACAGCGATTCCTGTGTGCCCACACCATCATGCTGGCGCTGGAAGGTATTCCCGCGTTCTATATTCACAGCCTGCTGGCCACGGAAAACGACCACGCCCGGGTAGAACACACCGGCCGCTTCCGCTCTATTAACCGAGGCCAGTGGCAGCTGGATACCGTGGAAGCCGCCCTGGCGGACCCACTCAGCCACCACAGCAAAGCCTTCACTGAACTCAAACGCCTGATCGCCATCCGCCGCGCCCAACCCGCCTTCCACCCCAATGCCACCCAGTTCACCCTGCACCTGGGCCTGCAGCTGTTCGGCTTCTGGCGCCAGAGCATGCGCCGGGAACAATCCATCTTCTGCATCCACAACATAAGCGACGAAGTGCAGCAAGTGGCCCTCACCGACATCAACCTCATCGGCACCGACCAGTGGACCGATTTGCTTTCCGGTATGGCCATCGACGACCTCGCCGGAGTCATCACCCTAAAACCCTACCAAAGCGTCTGGCTCTCCAACTAA